A stretch of Mya arenaria isolate MELC-2E11 chromosome 14, ASM2691426v1 DNA encodes these proteins:
- the LOC128218602 gene encoding uncharacterized protein LOC128218602 gives MKTMTKCKVHPDRTVEYKCSTHDELICVSCFAKAHRQCQTIDEMTVEKTEKQLESVAQQTKRLQKEIHEVGDTRLKMKKMLDGNLVKLEKDCDQYAEGMKERIDTLNIKLKGNIRSTIGDQVASYEGDIDAMSSLQNELSTKLKLINDTQKYGSASEQEAISRWTENNLKEVECQVQSFQRKTSKLYKMLPDPHLETLSDLGQIHELNKEEITVVYEQEIASCLSEEVIDEKRPKKDTTRSSSLDGLHVTGYSFDRNAILSCKSVDFNTLVAQRYAIASLDCLPDGRILVLDDLNRRLMVFNSEIGCLFCFSFREKPINFCVQPTADKSRHYVCVCFQGITEVRYFVVNKDKLTFDHRFFSRLQPVSVSPLGYQTVILYNRESACIFYVDNIEIRKMTNEIVGTSNFTRQARKIRVFDKSKESVIFILRRNYVSMYGINKSKELFSPKDWYVDLDSGEPTDVTVDGKSVYVCCRKMNCVYDISLNDKSKRKVIIENIEQPVAICYDKKSNRLFVGCRGSPVIHAFTLSLN, from the coding sequence ATGAAGACGATGACAAAATGCAAGGTACATCCAGACAGGACTGTTGAATACAAATGTTCAACTCATGATGAACTAATATGCGTTTCTTGTTTCGCGAAAGCTCACAGACAGTGTCAAACTATTGATGAAATGACTGTTGAAAAAACTGAAAAACAGTTGGAGAGTGTGGCCCAACAAACGAAACGATTGCAAAAGGAGATACATGAAGTTGGAGATACCCGtcttaaaatgaagaaaatgctGGATGGAAATTTAGTTAAGCTTGAAAAAGATTGTGATCAGTATGCTGAGGGTATGAAAGAACGCATAGATACTctgaatatcaaattgaaagGAAACATTCGCAGTACGATCGGCGATCAAGTGGCAAGTTACGAAGGAGATATTGACGCGATGAGTTCTTTACAAAATGAGCTAAGCACAAAACTAAAACTTATCAACGATACACAGAAGTATGGGAGCGCGAGCGAGCAAGAGGCAATATCCAGATGGACTGAAAACAATTTGAAGGAAGTAGAATGTCAAGTACAAAGTTTTCAAAGGAAGACGTCTAAACTCTACAAGATGTTGCCTGATCCGCATCTTGAAACGTTGAGTGACTTAGGTCAAATACATGAATTGAACAAAGAAGAGATAACAGTTGTGTATGAACAAGAAATCGCAAGTTGTTTGAGCGAAGAAGTCATTGATGAAAAACGTCCAAAAAAAGATACAACTCGTTCAAGCAGTTTAGATGGTCTACACGTTACAGGGTATTCTTTTGACCGCAATGCAATTTTGAGTTGTAAATCAGTGGACTTCAATACACTGGTTGCTCAGAGATATGCCATTGCTTCATTAGATTGTTTACCAGATGGAAGAATATTGGTCCTTGATGATTTGAACAGAAGGCTTATGGTTTTTAATTCTGAAAttggttgtttattttgtttctcaTTTCGTGAGAAACCGATTAACTTTTGCGTTCAGCCAACAGCGGATAAATCAAGACATTACGTATGCGTTTGCTTTCAGGGCATCACTGAAGTCAGGTATTTTGTGGTTAACAAAGATAAGTTAACATTTGATCATCGGTTCTTTTCAAGACTCCAACCTGTGAGTGTCTCTCCACTTGGATATCAGACAGTCATTCTCTATAACCGAGAAAGTGCTTGCATATTTTACGTTGATAATATAGAAATTAGGAAGATGACTAACGAAATAGTTGGCACCTCAAATTTCACACGACAAGCACGGAAAATTCGCGTGTTTGATAAGTCTAAAGAGTCGGTAATATTTATCTTAAGGAGAAATTATGTATCTATGTATGGTATCAACAAGTCCAAAGAGTTATTTTCTCCAAAGGACTGGTACGTTGATCTAGATAGTGGAGAACCAACAGATGTTACTGTTGATGGAAAAAGTGTCTATGTATGCTGTAGAAAGATGAACTGTGTGTACGATATCTCACTGAATGATAAGTCCAAGAGAAAAGTtatcattgaaaacattgaaCAGCCGGTTGCTATTTGTTATGACAAAAAAAGCAATCGATTATTTGTTGGATGCAGGGGATCACCAGTAATTCACGCCTTCACTCTttctttgaattaa